TACATTTTTACAACACAATTTCTTCTCTTTATATAAAATAGATAAGAACAACGTTTTGTTGTATCCTACCTGGAAACTAGGCCCTTTAATAGTTTAGGGCACAGCACCGTAACAATTAAGAAAATGGTGGATGTAAAGTATTTCCACATTACGatttacagaaaaaatataagactgGTACTTTTCATTCagactataattaaaaattcgAGTTAGTTTTCATTAACTTAAAAGATAGAATgccataaaaaatacttaatcaaTTACAATAGATTTTTGGAACAACACAGTTGTTACAAGTCGTACTTAATCAGTACCTACCACTTTCTAAATGCGTGCTACATTATTAAAACCATAACGAGTTAAAAgacaattatatttaatttataattgaataaattcaacctttttaaaaatagttatatTCATTTGATAGATTTTCCAACAACAAATATGTTTCGTCCCTTAGCACCTTAAATTAGTATTAGTTTCTACTACAACATTATTTTACACAATTATATCACATTTAAATTGCACATGCAGATGCAGAAAACATAAAACCAATGTTAAAATACAGTAATTGAATCACCATATTTTTCCGATTACTAATGCTAATAACGTTCACAAGAGTGCATTTTCAGAAGACCTCGCGGTTTTCCGTGTTTAAGTGAACACTATCCTCCCGTTCCATTGAAATACTGTGCGTGTTTTGTGTACGGAGCTGCAATGTGATAAGGCGGAGGTTGACCTCGACCGTAAACTGGCTCTGAAATGCTAGGACTATGCCGGTGGTTAACCACACTCGGAGGATTAGATGAAGCTGGTATGGCATCATATAAATCGTACATATTTTGGCTAGTTGGTGAATGCACATGGCTGTAACTTCCATCGTCGGATATGAGAGGCGTGGTGGCCATGCGATAAGGATTGGTTGTGTTAGTATGCCCGGTAGGGGAATACAACTCAGGAGATTGTGACGATACGTAAGTTGGGCTTGCTGTCATCCCATAAATATTGGCGTTTGGTGGCTGTGCCTGGTGCAAGGCTGTTGTATAATCATGACTTTCTACAGGTCCACCTGGATAAACATTACTATAACCACTTAAATTTGGCATGGTTGTTGAGCTAACCACTTGACTAACAGTGTGTAACCTAGGACTTGGCAAATCACGATTCCCATGTGAATGATAATTATAGGCGTCATAATTTCGCTGCCCATAAATCTTATCTTTGGCACGAGCACAATTGTCGCTTTCATATATACTTTCATGGTAGTTATTTTCTGATACTGAGTGGCATATGTGATCCTTTCTGGCATATATAGGATCAAAAGGAGGAATATTTTCCATCATAGTTCTACTACTATATACAGGTTCATTGAAGTGTGATGTCAGAATAGCTTCATTAATTGGCTGCCTGTCCTGAGAGCTAAGACTTAATCTCTGCAATCTACTATGAGAGTCGTCTAAGCCGCTCCGGTAGTTCATATCATTTTGTAATTGATAATTTTTGTGTTCTTTATGGCCTCTGTACAAATTCTGTGGTACAGGTACATTTGCTCTATCCATATCTTGTCTAGAACTGTATTTGTCAGTCTGCTTTGAGCTATATTGTCTTTGTGGTAGAAGATAACTATCCCCACTTTCTCCTTTAAAGTCATTGGTGGTACCAGTTCCCTCTGGATACAAAGCATGGTCTACACTTTTGTAACTCTTATCCTGTTCATATGAAAGATCCAAAGGTTTATCATATGCATTTTCTGCCGGAAGGTTATCATAAACAGATGTTTTCATGGGGTCCTTGTTTATACCTCCTACATTACTTTTACCAGCAGCATCTATTTCCAGTTTGTTATCAGATGCAAATCTCTGCTGTAGGGTAGGTGTTATTTTAGCAGCTTTAATATGTACTGCATTTTGCATTGGAGGTGTTACATCTTGTGTCCCATCCTTGTGTATATTTCTGGCATGCTTTGCTAATGCCCTCAATTCTTTAGGGTAGGGGGTTGGTGCCCTCCTTAACTGTCCAGGTTTTTCTGTAACCTTAGGAGCTGCCTTCATATCAACAAAACTTATGTGGCGAGCAGAAGAGTTACCCTCtacattttcagatttttcattTTCCATTTTCATTTCAATAGGGGTTAAAGGCACTTGGGGGAAGAGGAAACAAGTAAGGACTTGTTCATAGGTCTGAGGATCTACTTCAGAATGCATAGGCACTAAAGGTTTGCTTTGGTTTTCTGATAGCCAGAGGGCTACTAAATTATCACAATTCAACAAGGATTGAGGAAGACAACTTAATGAATTCCTTACCAAGTTTAACACTCGCAAGGAAGTCAAATGGCCAACCTCTGGAGGGACTCTAGTCAATTTGTTTGATCTTAGCGACAGCACAGATAGTTTTGTACAGCTCCCAATCTCAGGAGGTATTGATGTTAACATATTGTCGtctatatttaagtatttaagttTTCTCAAAAGTCCAACTGACGAGGGTATTTTGTCTAAATAATTGCACATGAGCATCAATTCTTCCAGATTTGCCAGCTGTCCTATACTCTCTGGTATTGAATATAATCTATTGTTATCTAATTTTAATGTGGATAAGTTACACAACTGTCCAATGCTGTCTGGGAGCTGTGTCAAGATATTTAATGATAATGTTATATCTACCAGTTGAGTGCAATATCCAATCTCAGGGGCAAGCTCTTCTATCATATTATTACTTGCCtctaaatgtattaaattttctAGTGGTTTAATAACAGAGGTTATGCATGTTAGGCTATTATTATCTATCCATAGTTCTCTTAGCTTAACAAATCTTCCAATAACTTCTGGAAATTGTTGAAAATCATTTTGTCCTATATCTAATCTCTGTAATTCAGTAGAACGAGACAATGATTTtggtaaaatcatcaaataattaTCTCTTAGTTCAAGTATTCTTAAATTCGATAACCGTCCAAAGTTTCCTGGGAGATACTCCAGGTACGTGTCATTCAGATATAATTCCTGTAATGCAGTTAGATTTGTTATAGCATCTGGTAATTTTTCCAATGGATTCACACTGAGATCTAAGAATGCAAGATACTTCAGTGCTTTCATATTTTCTGGTATTGATGTCAAAGTATTTCTGCTAATATTCAAGTGATGAAGATTTACTAGGGAAGATATGGCTGCAGGTAAACTTGAAACTTCATTATCACTAAGATCCAAATATTTTAAGCCATGGCACATAAACAGTTGGCGCGGGAGTTCTGTAACTCGATTACTCTGACAAAAAAGAGTTTCAAGTGTTCTTTCGTACACAAAAACTTCAGTGGGAAAGTCAACCAGTGACTGGTGTGAGTAGTCCAACTCCACGACATCTTCGACACCAGGTCTCACACAACACAGAAAATCGAACGGCATTatgttttagttattttaaccACACAACTTCACAATATTACACTATTTTTTGCACAAAACCACATAAAACATAGTCTGTCCCAATCACAAGCATCGTTTTAGAACTTCCACAGTGCGATGCTTCTTTAAGTTAGTCACGTTGATGATAAACCATTAAATAGTATAAAATTACTTGATAATGAATcactcaaacaaaataatgataacCTTCCCCGCCCGACCAATCCCAATAGTATTCTCATTTTCATCCAGTCTCCGTCACTTGCCGTCACTTCTGCTTGTCGTTCATTTCATTGATGAAATTTATCGCTCCACAGATATAGCAAAGGTATGCTACTATTGTCTACAGTCGCTTAGTCAGTCCAAAAACTgggcttttattattttgccatgttatatcaaaaaactaaagttgaaaattatgttaatgttaaattaaaagtacTATTAAGATTTTAAGTAGTATTACTTAAAATCATTACCCAATTCGTTATACATACCTATTGTTCGTCTAAGCGGTCCCTTATAATATCTAGGTCCAAATAGGAAAAGGTGTAACCGTAACAAAGAATATTAAAGCAACAGCCTACAGGTTGACCAAGTTcaccaaaacaataaaaaaatgtatgaacaaccattcttttattttcagtatcatcatcctccgagcctttttttcaGTATCTGAGTCTTTTTCTTTTGGTGGAAAATTTTGTACAGCTATTCTGTTCTTCATGGTAGTGTAAAGTccccagtacacattggcctgtgttgggccaagctttgcaatgcacaaatgtaggccacgatcaaatggtgtttacacattggcgcatggctcattgctgcctggcaaaccacttgcgatgcacgtcgaagtaattaaggctgcggctatttatttgttcactactacatatatttatattatactacactactatatatatttatattattggcctgggccacgattcctttgatgtgtgcccaaaaaaccgacaactcgccgaatgcgcgccaaccttgacaaatgtccgccaacatgcaccaataccccgtgtacacattggtgatggtgTGTATTGGCCACGCTTGggccaatgtgtactggggggaacggacgtagttatgcagaaacgttccaacccacaagtcacccgaaatcgagttattgtgattgaacagcctaaaatttagcatatggttatctaaactcaatataattcaacaataaaacctctagtacctttactagttagaataaaaaagaatacaactgaaacgcgtaaatgcttatatctcaaattcaagtttaatttgagatatcgactgcaagcaagcaatacctcctatctgactccgggtggattttaaaggggaacaataaaacttaataatatccttattccaaggtataatgagatactgaaaatctaagttttctttttttacggaTAGTatcgattaataaagtttttttctttttattttgagtctaagggtagttaatagtaaaagaaaaaagatacgagttttttgtaacaaaaatgtcagataggaggtattgcttgcttgcagtcgatataagcatttacgcgtacagtgggttggaacgtttctgcataactacgtcccaTTGACGGTAGGACGGCGGGGAACAGCATTTTAGGCGCAGAACAAAGAATACAAAAGACAGACGGACGGAAAGTGTTTCTCCTCTTGACGGTTACTCCGTCAAAGCATCTCCGTCAGCAAATCAGACTTTTTCGGttcgattttcatgcggttttacCCACAGATAGAATGATTCAATACCTTCTCGATAAAGAGGCtggtaaattaaagaaaagtgATCAGATAATGGAAACAACTTCATTTATTGCACATTTGACAAGGGAATAACTATACATTAGCTATGGAATGtagaatagtcaaaattatGGGAAATAAGCGGAGACAGGTGTTGCTCGATATGTTGATCCTCGTGTGGATTTCTTTTCCCTGTAGTTCACTTTAGGTAGATTAGTATTCATATTTTCCTTGCCTGTTTGACTTGGCGGATTGCTGGACTTGGTTTTCGTATCTGCAgaattcaataataatttataacatttacgatattatacatacataaacCATATGATAATTAAGATTGTCTTTAATTTACCTTTTCCAGTttgattttttgtttcagatggCTGTAAATACTTTGGGTCAAGTCCAACTTTGGTAACTCTTTCCTGCATTGCTGGTCCTGGAGATTCTTCTAAATTTGATGctctacaaaataaataaattatgtaaaaataaacaaggtgAACATTTAAATATATCATTAAAATGGTCAAGTGCGCATCGGTTTTTCTAAACTACCACGCCACTAAATGCGATTTGATCAAAATACTTACGATTTGGATGTCCCATAGAAGTCAATAGATTCTTCAGTCAAGCCCTGAGATGACTCAGTATGGTTATTATTTCTAGAAATAAAGTATGGCGTCGAACTAGTTGCAGTTTGAAAGCCGAGGCGTTTGTTTGGTGCTGAATCTGTTGGCTCTACATTATCCAATTTTTTATGAAGCCATTGAATAACTGAAAAAGTTATTTAAGGTATGAGTAACAAGGGTTAagcgaaattaaattaaaacgtaATATGTAAAGGATTGATGAATCTCACCCATATTATTATTCTTGATAGTTTCATCTTTCTCTTTGAGAGCTTTTTCATTTGCTTCAGACTTTTCCTTTAAATCATGCAGTTCACTTTGTAGTTTGTCCATGCACTGGTTAGTGTTATTGAATTTTTCCTTCCATTCTTCTAATTCCTTTGTATTGCGTTCAATTACTTTCTCCTGTTCTAATGCTATAGCAGTTCTGCATAACAactaaaagaataaaaaaggtGACGGATTTTACTGGCAAGTTATTTCTCTAAGGCTAATATAATCAGAAGCAAAGTATTCTGAGACAGATAATAAAAGTGATAAGTTAAACAAACTAGCCACAATACCTTTTCCTTCATTTCAATGAGGtcagtattttgttttgatatgatTTGGTTAGCCTTGAGAAGCTGCTCTGATGTTGACTGAACAGCAtcattatttcttttaacaaGTGACTCACTCAATGCCAATCGTTCCTCTAGACTAGACTGtggagaaagaaaaataaaagtaacttctaaactttttcataaatatatgCTATTTTTAgttagttgttttatttaaatgaaaaacgaACCTTTTCTTTTTTGGCAATCTGCAGAGAATTATTCAAGTCCTTTATAACTTCTGTGTTGTCTTTCAATgtctgaaaaacaaaatattatcagTCAGGTTGAGATACGGGAAAGTAGTTTTTTCACAGCAAGCAATGGAATTACCTTTTCTAAATAAACACATTTGGAATTTAACTGTTGATACTGTTTATCTTTCTCTAATAAATCCTTTTCTAATGAAGCATTTTTAGCTTTTAGTGTAGCTACTTCAATATGCGTCTTTTGAACTTCTTTTTCTAACATGTTCAAGCACTGAATTTTTTCActgaaacaaacaataatattacaGCAACttcaatatgtaaaaaaaaagatatattttgtgATGAGATGAATTAAGTTATAAGAAGACGAAAAATTGGCAGATATACCTTAATTGATTTTCTAACCGATCAATGTTATCACGCAATTGTTTGCAACGAGAGTTAATTTCTTCTGTTTGCTTGTCTTTTTTGGTGAGATTTTCCTGATATGAGGCAAGCTGTGTCTTCAGATTTAGTTCAGCATTTTGTTGCCATAGCATTTTATCctgtaacatttttttacaaaaatataacaatggcACTccccaccttattataaaacgtggttaaGAAGTACCTGCTTTAGTCCACTGATCTTGTTCGGGACGGTGGTTTAAAGAAGGTACAAAAGcgggtatttttttaaaacaatgtgtaAGGTGGAAAACGTCGCACAAAAATAAGCCTATTAAAGTAGTACCTTAGTCATATTTTCTCTCTCTTGTTTCAAAGTTTCTCTAAATTCTATCTCATATTTCAACTTGTCCTCTTCCATTCTTGTAAGAGTATGTGTCAGATCATGAATCTTTCGTTCCATATTCAAACACTTCTCATTTAATACTGCCTCATTACTCATTGCAGAACTTTTATATGAAGATAAACTTTTCTGTAAGAAAGAATAGCTTTTGATAAGttacttagtatttttttttatatttgatatttttagtaTCATACCTTCAAGCTAATGATAGTGTCAGCCATGTGTTGTTTGATATCCACATCTGTAGCAGGGCCAGTCTTCAATGATAAATGCACTAGTCTTTTAAATTCATTATGCTCTACTACTTCCAAATAATACTGTACTGGGTTTTTCTGTTGCATTATCAAGAACCTGAAAAGACAGCCTTTTTAGAAATATACATCACAAATTCAACTTACACAAATCCACAGTCAAAATTTGGTTTATGTTTACAATTACTTTTATAACTTTACTAACATGTTGTTTGAAGCACATTGCTGAAGCAGTCTAACCAGTTGTGATGGGAAATTATCAAAATCCACCAGAAGGCCTTGTTGTTTTTTCAAATCTTCATAGTCCAAGCGTGTTATAGTCAGCACACATAAAAACAAGGGGTCTTCGTCGTCGGATAAAGATATTCGCTGTAATTAAATACTTGAGTATTATACATACAGGCATGTTgttaatttcataaaagttcTTAATACACATAACTTA
The DNA window shown above is from Helicoverpa zea isolate HzStark_Cry1AcR chromosome 16, ilHelZeax1.1, whole genome shotgun sequence and carries:
- the LOC124637589 gene encoding protein lap1 gives rise to the protein MPFDFLCCVRPGVEDVVELDYSHQSLVDFPTEVFVYERTLETLFCQSNRVTELPRQLFMCHGLKYLDLSDNEVSSLPAAISSLVNLHHLNISRNTLTSIPENMKALKYLAFLDLSVNPLEKLPDAITNLTALQELYLNDTYLEYLPGNFGRLSNLRILELRDNYLMILPKSLSRSTELQRLDIGQNDFQQFPEVIGRFVKLRELWIDNNSLTCITSVIKPLENLIHLEASNNMIEELAPEIGYCTQLVDITLSLNILTQLPDSIGQLCNLSTLKLDNNRLYSIPESIGQLANLEELMLMCNYLDKIPSSVGLLRKLKYLNIDDNMLTSIPPEIGSCTKLSVLSLRSNKLTRVPPEVGHLTSLRVLNLVRNSLSCLPQSLLNCDNLVALWLSENQSKPLVPMHSEVDPQTYEQVLTCFLFPQVPLTPIEMKMENEKSENVEGNSSARHISFVDMKAAPKVTEKPGQLRRAPTPYPKELRALAKHARNIHKDGTQDVTPPMQNAVHIKAAKITPTLQQRFASDNKLEIDAAGKSNVGGINKDPMKTSVYDNLPAENAYDKPLDLSYEQDKSYKSVDHALYPEGTGTTNDFKGESGDSYLLPQRQYSSKQTDKYSSRQDMDRANVPVPQNLYRGHKEHKNYQLQNDMNYRSGLDDSHSRLQRLSLSSQDRQPINEAILTSHFNEPVYSSRTMMENIPPFDPIYARKDHICHSVSENNYHESIYESDNCARAKDKIYGQRNYDAYNYHSHGNRDLPSPRLHTVSQVVSSTTMPNLSGYSNVYPGGPVESHDYTTALHQAQPPNANIYGMTASPTYVSSQSPELYSPTGHTNTTNPYRMATTPLISDDGSYSHVHSPTSQNMYDLYDAIPASSNPPSVVNHRHSPSISEPVYGRGQPPPYHIAAPYTKHAQYFNGTGG
- the LOC124637566 gene encoding spindle assembly abnormal protein 6 homolog, translated to MAYKTFHKDKYYITFKRGFEDCRKDVTVTIDKLFETDTLRISLSDDEDPLFLCVLTITRLDYEDLKKQQGLLVDFDNFPSQLVRLLQQCASNNMFLIMQQKNPVQYYLEVVEHNEFKRLVHLSLKTGPATDVDIKQHMADTIISLKKSLSSYKSSAMSNEAVLNEKCLNMERKIHDLTHTLTRMEEDKLKYEIEFRETLKQERENMTKDKMLWQQNAELNLKTQLASYQENLTKKDKQTEEINSRCKQLRDNIDRLENQLSEKIQCLNMLEKEVQKTHIEVATLKAKNASLEKDLLEKDKQYQQLNSKCVYLEKTLKDNTEVIKDLNNSLQIAKKEKSSLEERLALSESLVKRNNDAVQSTSEQLLKANQIISKQNTDLIEMKEKLLCRTAIALEQEKVIERNTKELEEWKEKFNNTNQCMDKLQSELHDLKEKSEANEKALKEKDETIKNNNMVIQWLHKKLDNVEPTDSAPNKRLGFQTATSSTPYFISRNNNHTESSQGLTEESIDFYGTSKSASNLEESPGPAMQERVTKVGLDPKYLQPSETKNQTGKDTKTKSSNPPSQTGKENMNTNLPKVNYREKKSTRGSTYRATPVSAYFP